The Ahaetulla prasina isolate Xishuangbanna chromosome 3, ASM2864084v1, whole genome shotgun sequence genome window below encodes:
- the DPY19L4 gene encoding probable C-mannosyltransferase DPY19L4, whose product MPERSAEESALDSGFFRCDKLEMEEAVELRQRKNPTCTEVEEKTLKENNEKGKQSKRSVKYVLIPHFTKLFFGCITAIISGMMYAIYLSTYHERKFWFSTRPELEREITFHGDSAIYYSFYKELLKASSFKKGIHQLIHDNRTLSLKTMNTVRQMTLYPELIASILYQASGSEEVIEPVYFYIGIVFGLQGIYVTALFVTSWLMSGTWLAGMLTVAWFIINRADTTRIDYSIPARENWALPYFACQVAALTGYLKNNINSSAERFCYLLVSASTYTFMMMWEYSHYLLFIQAVSLFLIDVIGFTQTEKVHEIYKIYLFSLFLGYVLQFENPALLVSPLLSLAATALLAKYLQMNMKKGTLLSRMLKVIYFYLVFTVTVTLNLTMKTFISHKENEHLLKVLEVKLGLNTNKNFTVNWLLCQESLQAPSQDFFLRLTHSSLLPFYILVLIICLASVGQVSFRKMSNKQVNEPTTHEGGIGERPEVAYHILHTVSLGLLSMMMEGMKYMWTPYVCMIAAFGVCSPELWTTLFKWIRLKTVHPVLLALILSMAVPAIIGFSLWKEFFPRIMAELSELQEFYDPDTVGLMTWIKRQAPIAAVFAGSPQLMGVIRLSTGWMVTNLPLYNDDDLQKRNENIFQIYSKRSAEDIYKILTSYKATYLVIEDSICNEVGPVRGCRVKDLLDIANGHVYYEENDSSGYSKYGRFCQEIKMNYSPYVNYFTRVYWNRSYLVYKINSIISFQS is encoded by the exons aTGTCTTAATTCCACATTTTACAAAGCTTTTCTTTGGCTGCATTACAGCAATCATAAGTGGAATGATGTatgccatatatctttcaacataCCATGAACGCAAATTCTGGTTTTCTACTAGGCCG GAACTTGAACGAGAAATCACATTTCATGGTGACAGTGCCATTTACTATTCATTTTATAAAGAACTGTTAAAAGCCTCctcttttaaaaaag GCATTCATCAGCTTATTCATGACAACAGGACCCTGTCACTAAAAACAATGAACACTGTACGACAGATGACTTTGTATCCAGAACTGATTGCCAGCATTTTATATCAGGCATCTGGCAGTGAA GAAGTTATTGAGCCAGTCTATTTTTACATTGGCATAGTATTTGGGCTACAGGGCATTTATGTGACCGCATTGTTCGTAACCAGCTGGCTTATGAGTGGGACTTGGCTAGCAGGGATGCTGACTGTTGCCTGGTTCATTATTAACAG AGCGGACACAACAAGAATAGATTATTCAATACCTGCTAGGGAGAACTGGGCTCTGCCGTATTTTGCTTGTCAAGTTGCAGCTCTAACAGGCTATCTAAAGAATAATATAAACTCCTCTGCTGAG AGATTTTGCTACCTGCTGGTCAGTGCTTCAACATACACTTTTATGATGATGTGGGAATACAGTCATTATCTATTGTTTATCCAAGCGGTCTCTCTTTTCCTGATTGATGTCATAGGGTTCACAcagacagagaag GTGCATGAAATCTATAAAATCTACCTGTTTTCCCTTTTCCTGGGATATGTATTACAATTTGAAAATCCAGCTTTATTAGTATCTCCATTATTAAGCCTTGCTGCCACGGCTTTGCTGGCAAAATACCTTCAG ATGAATATGAAGAAGGGAACTCTTCTTTCAAGGATGCTGAAAGTCATCTATTTTTATTTGGTGTTCACGGTCACAGTGACTTTGAACCTTACAATGAAG acttTTATTTCCCATAAAGAAAATGAGCATTTACTTAAAGTCCTTGAAGTGAAATTGGGATTAAATACGAATAA GAACTTCACAGTTAATTGGCTGCTTTGTCAAGAATCACTTCAGGCACCATCCCAAGACTTCTTCCTGCGGCTTACTCATTCTTCGCTATTGCCATTCTACATTTTGGTGCTAATTATTTGCCTTGCTTCTGTGGGTCAGGTTTCCTTTAGGAAAATGAG CAATAAACAAGTCAACGAGCCAACCACACATGAGGGCGGGATTGGTGAAAGACCAGAAGTAGCCTACCATATATTGCACACAGTTTCCTTGGGATTGCTTTCTATGATGATGGAAGG AATGAAATATATGTGGACTCCGTATGTTTGTATGATTGCGGCATTTGGAGTCTGTTCTCCGGAGCTTTGGACGACTCTTTTCAAGTGGATCCGACTGAAAACGGTGCATCCTGTTCTGCTG GCTCTCATTCTGAGTATGGCTGTTCCAGCTATTATAGGATTTAGTTTGTGGAAAGAg TTTTTTCCTAGGATAATGGCAGAACTCTCAGAGCTCCAAGAATTTTATGATCCTGATACAGTAGGACTCATGACCTGGATTAA AAGACAGGCTCCTATTGCTGCCGTCTTTGCTGGAAGCCCACAGTTAATGGGTGTAATCAGGCTGTCCACTGGATGGATGGTGACAAATCTACCCCTGTATAATGATGATGACCtacaaaagagaaatgaaaat ATTTTTCAGATCTATTCCAAAAGATCAGCTGAGGATATCTACAAAATACTCACATCTTACAAAGCTACGTACCTGGTCATAGAAGATTCCATTTGCAATGAAGTTGGACCAGTGAGAGGATGCAGGGTTAAAGACTTATTAGATATTGCCAACGGTCAT gTTTATTATGAAGAAAATGACAGCTCTGGCTACTCAAAATATGGGCGGTTTTGTCAGGAGATCAAAATGAACTATTCTCCATATGTGAATTACTTCACACGAGTATACTGGAATAGGTCTTACTTGGTATATAAAATCAATTCTATAATATCTTTTCAATCCTGA